The window CAGACAGCGTTTCCCTGCTGGAAAAGTTGAATGAGATCGGCGGCGCCAATGGCATTGGTATTGTGGATATGGTGGAAAACCGTCTGGTGGGCATGAAGTCCCGGGGGGTTTACGAAACGCCCGGCGGCGCCATCCTGGTTTACGCCCACCGGGAAATGGAACTGCTTACCTTAGACCGGGCCACCCTGCACTATAAGGAACAAATGGCCCTGCGCTACGCCGAACTGGTATACGACGGCGTGTGGTTCTCTCCCCTGCGGGAAGCGCTGGACGCCTTTGTGGACAGCACCCAGCGCACGGTTACCGGTACGGTTAAATTAAAATTGTACAAGGGCAATATCATCCCGGCGGGAGTTACTTCCCCTTATTCCCTGTATGACGAAGAACTTTCCACCTTCAGCCGGGATGAAGTATACAACCAGGCGGATGCGGAAGGTTTCATCAATCTTTTCGGCCTGCCCCTGAAAGTCCGGGCATTGATGGAGAAAAAAGCGGGACTGCGCTAAACTGAAGGGTATTTCTTTGCGGTCGGGCTATTGGCTATCAGCCGTCGGTCATCGGTTTTGGGATTTTCTCAAGGGTTTATAGAGATACAACTTGACACAGGGGTAAAAGCAGCCCTACCCTTTTGCCGAAAGCCGAAAGCCGAAAGCCGAAAGCCGAAAGCCGAAAGCCGAAAGCCGAAAGCCGCCCCTAAGAATTACTTAACCAAAAAGGAGTGCTGTTAATGACCAAGCTCTGGGGCGGGCGCTTCCAGAAAACAACCGATCATCTGGTGGAGGATTTTCATTCCTCCATTTCTTTTGACCAGAGACTTTATAAACAGGATATCCAGGGCAGCATCGCCCATGCCACCATGCTGGGCCGGGTGGGGGTTATTTCCCCGGAAGAGGCCGGTCAAATCGTAGAGGGGCTTAGGGAGATCCTGAAAGAGATTGAAGAAGGTAACGTGGAATTTGATGTGGCGGCCGAAGACATCCACATGAATGTGGAGCAGCTGCTGACGGCTAAAATCGGAGCGGTGGGCAAAAAGCTCCATACCGCCCGGAGCCGCAACGATCAGGTGGCCGTGGACATCCGCATGTACCTGAAGGATGAAATCAAAGAAATTCGCAGTCAGCTCCGGGAACTGGTGGAAACTTTGTTAAACCTGGCGGAGCAGCACCTGTCCACAGTGATGCCAGGGTACACCCATATGCAGCGGGCCCAGCCCATCACCCTGTCCCACCACCTGATGGCTTACGTACAGATGTTTTTGCGGGACATGGACCGCCTGGCCGACTGCTACCGCCGCACCGACGTGATGCCCCTGGGCTCCGGCGCCTTAGCCGGGACCACCTTTCCCCTGGACCGGGAATATACAGCGGAACTGCTGGGCTTTGCCGCTGTCAGCGACAACAGCTTGGATGCCGTCAGCGACCGGGATTTTGCCGTTGAGTTTTGTGCGGCTTCATCCTTAATTATGATGCATTTAAGCCGCTTTTGTGAGGAGATCATCCTCTGGGCCACCGGTGAATTTGCTTTTATCGAACTGGATGATGCCTACAGCACCGGGTCCAGCATTATGCCCCAGAAAAAGAACCCCGATGTGGCGGAACTGATCCGGGGTAAAACCGGGCGTGTTTACGGGGACTTGCTGGGGCTGCTGACCATGCTCAAAGGCCTGCCCATGGCCTATAACAAGGATATGCAGGAGGATAAAGAGGCCCTTTTTGACGCCATCGACACCGTGAAGGGCTGTCTGCTGGTCTTCCGGCCCATGGTGGCTACCATGACGGTGCGCAAGGAAAATATGGCCGGGGCGGCCCGGGGCGGCTTTACCAACGCCACCGATGTGGCGGATTACCTGGCTAAAAAAGGGGTACCCTTCCGGGAAGCCCATGAGGTGGTGGGCAAGGCAGTCTTTTACTGCCTGCAGCACCAGAAAAACCTGGAGGCGCTGACTCTGGAAGAGTATCAAGCCCTTTCACCGGCCTTTGCAGAGGATATTTATGCCGCCATCGGCGTGGAATACTGTGCCGCGGCCCGGAAAGTCCGGGGCGGTCCGGCTCCCGAGGCGGTGCAGCAGGCCATCGGCGTTGCCAAGGCCAGACTGAGAGAGATTTAAAAAATAAATCAAAATATAAAAGTACGATATTGGGATTGATTCCCGATGTCGTACTTTTTTATATGATTGCTTAATATCAAACAGTCAATATAAATACATCTTTTTACCAGATAATATTTGGTAATACAAAATTATAATTTATAATGATTTATATATAAATTTTAAGATGGAACAAGTAGGGTGAGAGTGAAAAAATTTAAACTGAAAAGATCGTTAAGAATAGCCATAATTATTCTTAACGCTTTAATATTGGTTATTTGGAGCGGATACAAAAACAGCCCCGGGAATTTTCCCGGGTAAAATTTTATGTAAAGTAATATATTGGCAGGAATTTCTTATCAAAAATCAAACTACTTATATTTAAGCAGATTTTACGGGGTGGGATCCATGGAAGAACAAGGTATCCTTCTGAAAAATCAAACGGGATTTACTACAGATGAAATTGAAACCCTCATTGAAGCGGGGGGGTTACTGAGCTCCCGCCTGCGTTTGGAGGAGATTGTGGAAGTCCTGATGGAGCAGGCGATTTTCCTGGTTAAAGCCGAAGTGGGGGTACTTTGGCTGAACATTTGGGAAAACCGGGGAATTTCTCCGGTGGCGGCCTACAGCCTTGATTTTGAATCCGTGGATTTCCTGCAGCAGCAGTTTAAAATTTTGATGGACGAGATATTGCTACGGGGAACCCCCCAAATTATTTCCAGGGACCGGGAAGAAGGCAGTCATTATCTGCTGAAAGATACCAGCCGGGCTTTAAACATGGCGGTCAATTCCATGGTTTTCATTCCTCTGGTGGGGAAAGGCCGCTGTCTGGGCTGTCTGCAACTGGTAAACAAGCAGGACGGCAGCCCCTTTAACGCCAGGGACCTGAGACTGTGCAGCGCCTTTTCCGGTCAGGCGGCCGTTATTATTGACAACAGCATCCTCTTCGCCAACCAGGAAAAACTGGTTCTGAGCCTGATCCGGGCCCTCTCATCGGCCCTGGATGCCAGGGACCCCTATACCCGGGGCCACTCGGAGCGGGTCAGCAAACTGGCCATGGAAATTGCCCGGGGACTGGGGCTGGATTACCAGCAGCAGGTGGTTTTGGAGCGGGCGGCACTGCTCCATGACGTGGGAAAAATCGGTATCCGGGATAACGTTTTGCTGGAAGCGGGGCCGCTGTCCGAAGAAAAGTGGAACATTATGAAGAGCCATCCGGAAATCGGGGCTCAAATTATAGAACAAATTGAACCTAAATCCCTGATGGATGAGGTTTGCGAAGGCGTCATGCATCATCAGGAAAAGTTTGACGGCACCGGCTATCCCCTGGGCCTCTCCGGGGAAAATATTCCTCTGGTGGCCCGGATTATTACCATCGCCGATGCCTTTGACGCCATGACCAGCGATCGCCCTTACCGCAAAGGGAAAAGCCCCCGGGAAGCCCTGAAGGAAATTGAGCGGTGTGCCGGTAGCCATTTCGATCCTTTTCTGGTGGAAGTTTTTCTCAAGGTGATGCGGGAAAGAGATTAGCAATCTCCATTTTAATCGAAAATTAACGAAACCTTTCTTGACAGGGATTGACTAAAAACTTATACTGTTTATTAATTCATATTTAACAATGTTGATAGGGACGGTAGTCTGAAACAGGGCTTCAGAGAGCCGGATAAGGTGCAAGCCGGCGCCAATTGGCAGACTAGTCTCACCCTGGAGTTGCCCCCGTGAAAGTGGTTTTCCATTAGTAATTGGGACCGGGTTGTGGAACCCGTTATCAAAACCAGCGCCATGTTTTTTTAGTTGGCGTACTGAGTTGGCTTCATGATCTTTTGAAGCAATCAGGGTGGTACCGCGGAAGGATAAACCTCTCGCCCCTGGCCTAAGTGCCGGGTGCGGGAGGTTTTTTAATTATTCTGACAGAGAGGGTGTAAACCATGCGTAGTGATGCCATGAAAAAAGGGCTGGAAAGGGCTCCGCACCGCAGCTTATTTAGAGCTCTGGGTTTGGTGGATGAGGAATTGTCCAAACCCATGATCGGAGTGGTGAACTCCTTTAACGAAATTGTTCCCGGTCATATGCACCTTAAAGATATCGCAGAGGCTGTCAAAGCCGGCGTGAGAATGGCCGGGGGAACCCCGGTGGAATTTCCGGCCATTGCCGTATGCGACGGTATCGCCATGGGCCACCCGGGCATGCGATATTCCCTGGCCAGCCGGGAAATTATCGCCGATTCCATTGAAGTGATGGCCCAGGCCCACCCCTTTGACGGGCTGGTGCTCATTCCCAACTGTGATAAAGTAGTTCCGGGCATGTTGATGGCGGCAGCCCGGTTGAACATACCGGCCATTGTGGTCAGCGGCGGCCCCATGATGGCAGGCCGGTTTCAGGATAAAGACGTCTCGGTGACCAATATTTTTGAGGCTGTGGGCGCCGTTCAGGCCGGGCGCATGACGCCGGAAGAACTGGCCCAGTTAGAGGACAGCGCCTGTCCCGGCTGCGGTTCCTGCTCCGGGATGTTTACCGCCAACAGCATGAACTGTCTGACCGAGGTTCTGGGCATGGCCCTGCCGGGCAACGGAACCATTCCGGCCGTATCTGCAGCCCGGCGCAGGCTGGCTAAAATGACCGGCATCCGGGCGGTGAGTCTGGTGCAGGAGAACCTCAGACCCTGTGATATTTTAACGGCCAAAGCTTTTGCCAACGGTTTAACCGTTGATCTGGCCCTGGGCTGCTCCACCAATACGGTGCTGCACCTGCCGGCCATTGCCCATGAGGCAGGCATTGAACTGGATCTGAACCTGGTAAACCAGATGAGTGAAAAAACCCCGCACCTATGTAAGCTCAGCCCCGCCGGAGAGCACCATATAGAGAATTTATATGCTGCCGGGGGAATTCAGGCGGTGATGAAAGAACTGTCCCGCAAAGATCTGATTAATCTGAATATTAAAGCTGTCAGCGGTTTGACGGTGGGAGAACAACTGGCCCAGGCCGGCGTGAAGGATAACGGCGTCATTCGCAGTGTGAGCGAGCCTTACAGTGCTACCGGCGGTTTAGCGATCCTCAGGGGAAATTTAGCTCCGGACGGAGCGGTGGTAAAACGGGCCGCCGTGGCGCCGGAAATGCTGAAGCATACAGGACCCGCCCGGGTATTTGACGGAGAGGAAGCGGCCATTCAGGCCATCATGGGCGGGAGAATAAAGCCCGGCGACGTGGTGGTGATCCGCTACGAAGG is drawn from Desulforamulus ruminis DSM 2154 and contains these coding sequences:
- a CDS encoding GAF and HD-GYP domain-containing protein, with product MEEQGILLKNQTGFTTDEIETLIEAGGLLSSRLRLEEIVEVLMEQAIFLVKAEVGVLWLNIWENRGISPVAAYSLDFESVDFLQQQFKILMDEILLRGTPQIISRDREEGSHYLLKDTSRALNMAVNSMVFIPLVGKGRCLGCLQLVNKQDGSPFNARDLRLCSAFSGQAAVIIDNSILFANQEKLVLSLIRALSSALDARDPYTRGHSERVSKLAMEIARGLGLDYQQQVVLERAALLHDVGKIGIRDNVLLEAGPLSEEKWNIMKSHPEIGAQIIEQIEPKSLMDEVCEGVMHHQEKFDGTGYPLGLSGENIPLVARIITIADAFDAMTSDRPYRKGKSPREALKEIERCAGSHFDPFLVEVFLKVMRERD
- the argH gene encoding argininosuccinate lyase, with translation MTKLWGGRFQKTTDHLVEDFHSSISFDQRLYKQDIQGSIAHATMLGRVGVISPEEAGQIVEGLREILKEIEEGNVEFDVAAEDIHMNVEQLLTAKIGAVGKKLHTARSRNDQVAVDIRMYLKDEIKEIRSQLRELVETLLNLAEQHLSTVMPGYTHMQRAQPITLSHHLMAYVQMFLRDMDRLADCYRRTDVMPLGSGALAGTTFPLDREYTAELLGFAAVSDNSLDAVSDRDFAVEFCAASSLIMMHLSRFCEEIILWATGEFAFIELDDAYSTGSSIMPQKKNPDVAELIRGKTGRVYGDLLGLLTMLKGLPMAYNKDMQEDKEALFDAIDTVKGCLLVFRPMVATMTVRKENMAGAARGGFTNATDVADYLAKKGVPFREAHEVVGKAVFYCLQHQKNLEALTLEEYQALSPAFAEDIYAAIGVEYCAAARKVRGGPAPEAVQQAIGVAKARLREI
- the ilvD gene encoding dihydroxy-acid dehydratase, which produces MRSDAMKKGLERAPHRSLFRALGLVDEELSKPMIGVVNSFNEIVPGHMHLKDIAEAVKAGVRMAGGTPVEFPAIAVCDGIAMGHPGMRYSLASREIIADSIEVMAQAHPFDGLVLIPNCDKVVPGMLMAAARLNIPAIVVSGGPMMAGRFQDKDVSVTNIFEAVGAVQAGRMTPEELAQLEDSACPGCGSCSGMFTANSMNCLTEVLGMALPGNGTIPAVSAARRRLAKMTGIRAVSLVQENLRPCDILTAKAFANGLTVDLALGCSTNTVLHLPAIAHEAGIELDLNLVNQMSEKTPHLCKLSPAGEHHIENLYAAGGIQAVMKELSRKDLINLNIKAVSGLTVGEQLAQAGVKDNGVIRSVSEPYSATGGLAILRGNLAPDGAVVKRAAVAPEMLKHTGPARVFDGEEAAIQAIMGGRIKPGDVVVIRYEGPKGGPGMREMLMPTSALAGMGLDKEVALLTDGRFSGASRGASIGHVSPEAAEGGLISVLQDGDIVEIDIPNYRLEVQLSEAEIKERQANWQPPQPRVTKGYLARYARLVTSAGKGAVLT